The Pseudomonas cucumis sequence TCCCCGCTCTTGCATTTCGTGTGTGTTGGTTGATGAGTACTTGGGCTGCAATCCGCAAATTTTTCCCAACGTGCTTTCCACTAAGCGGCTCCAAGTTTCTCTATGCAATCTGCTTTCAAATGCGAAACGCGTGAGCACTGTCGTCTAGCTCAGTGGGTTTCGCGTCAGGTGGACTGGAAGTTATCAATTTATCGCTAGCAGATCACTCTATTGTTACGCGCATACTGAACCGGCGTAGCTTTTGCTCGGCTGAGTGTCAGCTTCTGGCCGATTCTGTTGAAAAAGTCGGCCATGGTTTGCGCATCAGAAAAGTACGCGTCCGAGATTGATATCTTTACCGTTGGCAGAGGCTTCCGGACTCGGATTTCACGGAGCAGCGTGCAAAAAAGGCGTTTTCACCAGTCAATGATCAGGCAGTTTGGGCAGACCGACTTTTTCAACAGAATCGGCCGATTTCTGCCCCTCGTGACAGGCAGAAATCGGCCATAAGCAGTCGGTGGACTAAGCGAACAAGTTGAGCCAATTGTTACATTTTATTGCTCCAGTAGATGAGCAAGCAGCCCTCTCATCAGGTTTTTAATTTGATCTGTTGGTATCTTTGCCTCAAAGCCGTTTCTATCCATGAAACAAAACCCTTCACATGATCGGTGATCATTTGGAAAAGGGTCAACTCTGCAGTGTGCGACGGAGTTTCTTAGTCGTCTTACTAACTCCCGCAAATTTATTTCTTGTGGTACTTTGTGTGCACCTGCATTGATTATGCAGTTTTGGCTAAAGCCCCAAGCTTCTATGTCCTGAAGAGTTTTCTCAGGAATGAGATCAGGCATTCTTTCGTTTGGAAAAAACAGAAGTCCGATGAACGCATTCAGAAGCTGTGTGGTTTCATACTCGCCTTGGTATGTATCAATAAGCTCCAGACTTCTCCGCATGAAGAGTTGTTCAAAATTGTTGAAGTAGCTCATGCAGTTTCCTCCCTCGTCTCGTGGCGTTTTTGGCTAGGGCGAAGCTAACGCCATCGAAGTCCGACATCATTCCTCTCCTGACTTATACGATCTGCCCGCTTTTGGCCGATAGCAGGCAATCCGGTGTCATCATCACCGCGATTGTCATCTTGATGAGTTCTTCGTTGCGGTCGATCACCTCCAGGGCACTACGCACGTTTTCGGCGACATCTGCGGCTCCCCGCTGCTCGACCCAGTTCGTCAGCTCCATGATGGCAACTTCTAGAGCAAGTTGATTT is a genomic window containing:
- a CDS encoding HEPN family nuclease, with the protein product MSYFNNFEQLFMRRSLELIDTYQGEYETTQLLNAFIGLLFFPNERMPDLIPEKTLQDIEAWGFSQNCIINAGAHKVPQEINLRELVRRLRNSVAHCRVDPFPNDHRSCEGFCFMDRNGFEAKIPTDQIKNLMRGLLAHLLEQ